The Hymenobacter swuensis DY53 genome includes the window CGTTCCCACGCCCGAACCTATTGCCCCCGATGCCTTACTTGTGGAAGTGGCTTGGGAAGTATGTAACCAGGTAGGCGGCATCTACACCGTTATCCGCAGCAAAGTACCCGCCACCGTGCAGGCCTGGGACGACCGGTACTGCCTGCTTGGCCCGTATTTCGCCCACCAGGCCCAAGGCGAGTTTGAACCGTACGACGACTACCAGCTGGCTACCCTTTCTGACCCGTTTGCCGGAGCCGTGCGCGAGATGCGCAAGCAGGGCTACGATGTCCAGCTGGGCATCTGGCTGGTAACGGGCCGGCCTCGGGTCGTCCTCATCAACCCTTACCAGGGCTATCCGCAGCTGGGCCGTATCAAGTCTGACCTCTGGCACCACCACCACATCCCGATGCCCGACAACGACGACCTGTTGCACCAGGTGGTGGCATTCGGTGAGCTGGCCAAAGTATTTCTGCAGATTCTGGCGGCCGAAGTGGTACCACCCCAACGGCTGGTGGCCCACTTCCACGAGTGGATGACGGGCGTTGCCATTCCGGCGCTGCGCCGCGAGCAGGTGCCAGTGCATCTGGTCTTCACCACCCATGCTACCCTGCTGGGGCGGTACCTAGCCATGAACGACCCCAACTTCTACGACCACCTGATGCAGGTGGAGTGGCAGGGCGAGGCGCAGCATTTTAACATTGAGCCGGCCGTGACGATGGAGCGCGCCGCCGCGCATGGAGCCCACGTTTTCACCACCGTGAGCGAGCTGACGGTGCGGGAATGCATTTATCTGCTCGACCGGATTCCGGACGCGGTACTGCCCAACGGCCTCAACATTGAGCGGTTTGTAGCCCTGCACGAATTCCAGAACCTGCACCAGCAATACAAGTCGAAGATTCACGAGTTTGTGATGGCGCACTTTTTCCAGTCGTATTCCTTCGACTTGGACAAGACGCTGTACCTGTTCACCTCGGGCCGCTACGAGTATCACAACAAGGGTTTCGATATTACGCTGGAAGCCCTGGCCCGCCTCAACTACCGCCTGCAGCAAAGCGGCCTGGAAGGCAACGTGGTGATGTTCTTTATCACCAAACGGCCATTCCATAGCATCAACCCGCAGGTGCTCCAGAGCCGGGCCGTGCTAGAAGAAGTACAGGCCACTTGCGAAGCCATTGAGCAACAGGTGGGCGAGCGGCTGTTCTATGCCGCCGCCGCCAGCACCGACCACCGCCTGCCCGACCTCAGCAGCATGGTGGATGACTATTGGAAGCTACGCTACCGCCGCACCCTGCAAAGCTGGAAGACCACCAATCTGCCTCCCGTCATTACCCATAACCTGGTGGATGATGCCGGCGACGATATCCTGAACTTCCTGCGCCGCTCCAACCTCGTCAACAACCAGCACGACCGGGTAAAAATCGTCTATCATCCCGATTTCGTGTCACCCACCTCGCCTTTATTCGGGATGGAGTACGGGCAGTTTGTGCGCGGCTGTCACCTGGGCATTTTCCCGAGCTACTACGAGCCCTGGGGCTATACCCCGCTGGAGTGCGTAGCGCGCGGCGTACCGGCCATTACCTCCGACCTCTCCGGTTTCGGCGACTACGTGATGCAAACGGTGCCCGGCCATGAAGACAAGGGCATTTTTGTGGTGCAGCGCCAAGAGAAGAGCTTCGACGAGGCGGCGGAAGAGCTGACGGATATGCTCTGGGATTTTGTGCAGCTGACCCGCCGGGAGCGGATTATGCAGCGCAACAACGTGGAAAGCTCAGCCGAACTATTCGACTGGAAAAACCTGCGCGTGCACTACGACCGGGCTTACCAACTGGCCCTGGAGCGGCAGTAAAACCGTGCTGCTCCAGTAGCAGCAGGCGCATGTCGGGCGGAAGTGACTCCATCGGACATGCGCCTGCTGTTTGCCTTGTGTTCCCGTTAATGCCCACTGCTGACCAATGCAGAAATTCCTTCTTGCCGGGTTGCTGCTGATAACTACCACTAGTCTGGCCCGGGAGTTCTGGCTGGAGCCGGTGCGGTTCTGGGTGGCCCCGGGCACGGCCGTGCATGTCCGACGGGTGGTGGGCGAAAATTTCCGGGGTACCGCCTGGGTAGGCAAGCCGAGCCGCGTTACCCTTTTTACCCACTACGCGCCGGGGGTAGCTGCACGCAGCCTGCTGGCCGCCGCTCTTCCCGATACGCTCCAGAGCACTGTTCGGCTACTGCAGCCCGGGACGCACCTGCTGGCCCTGGCTACCAATAACGCCTCCGCTACGCTGGATGGCCCCAGCTTCACGGCTTATCTGCGCGCGGAGGGCCTAGACTATGCGCTGGCGCAGCGGGAGCAGCGCCACGAATCCGATAAGCCCGGCCGGGAGTTGTACCGGCGGTGCGCCAAGACCCTGATTCAGGTTGGCGCTCCTACTCCCTCCGACACCGCCCGGGCGTGGGTGCGAGCGGTGGGCCTGCCTCTGGAGCTGGTACCGGAACAGAACCCGTACCGCCTGCTGCCGGGGGCCGCTCTTACCGTTCAGGTGCTGCTGGCAGGCCGCCCGCTGGCGGGCCAGCCGGTAGTATTATGGCGGCGCGGAGCCCAGCCCACTACCGTTATCAGCAAGCTCCACAGTAACCAAAATGGCCGCGTGTTGTTTCGTTTATCGGAGCCGGGTGAGTACCTTGTCAGCACGGTACGCATTGAGCCGGCTCCCATTGCTGCCAATGCTGACTGGCAGAGTACCTGGAGCACGCTTACCTTTGGCCTAACCGGACCTAAACGACCGTAGTTTGCAGCTGTTGGTTCTTTTCTGGCTCTTCATCCGCTGCTCACGCCCAAATAGTTTTTTTGTTACCTTCGCAACTCCCGTAAACACCGAATAACCTGCGGTATGAAGTACTCCATAGATAAAAAGGAAACCTACACGATTATCACGATTGACGAGAAAAAGCTCGACACTACCGTTGCGCCGGACCTAAAATCGGAATTCGTGAAATTGAATGCTGAAGGCATTAATAACCTGATTCTGGACCTGAGCAACGTAAAGTATACCGATTCGTCGGGCCTGAGCTCGATCCTCATTGCTAACCGCCTCTGCAACTCTACCGGTGGTTTACTGGTGCTTACGGGTCTGCAGGACCATGTGATGAAACTCATCACAATCAGCAAACTGGAGTCTGTACTGCACATTCTGCCCACCGTGGAAGAAGGAATTGACCGCATCTTCCTGCACGCCATCGAGCGGGACCTGACCAGCAAAGAATAGTTCTTCGTGAACTGTTGGCTGTTGGCTGTTAGCTGTTAGTTTTCAACTGATGGCTACCGGCCAACAGCTTTTTCTTTTTCCCTGCTGGCTGTACTGGCTGTCGAACCAGGCTTCCAGAAACGACTTCTCTCACTTAACAACAGCTGACAGCCAACAGCTGATAGCCAGTAGCTGATTTTGGAGTTTGAGCTGAAAATTCTGGGCAGTGCGTCTGCCACCCCGTTCATGGACCGTCACCACACGGCGCAGGTCCTGACGGTGGGCGGCACCCAATACCTTATTGACTGCGGCGAAGGCACTCAACGCCGACTGATGGAGCAGAAAATCCGGCATCAGCGCATTCATACCATCTTCATCAGTCACCTCCACGGCGACCATTTTTTTGGCCTGTTCGGGTTGCTGGGCACCATGCACCTCAACGGTCGTACCGAACCGCTACGCCTGTTCGGGCCGGCCGGCCTGGATGAGGTGCTGACCACGCAGTTCCGGCATTCCTACACTCACCTTAATTTCGAACTGGAGTTTACGCCCGTAGACACCACGCAGCACATCCAGATTTTTGAGGACAAGAACCTGACGGTCCACACGCTGCCCATGCGGCACCGCATTCCGTGCTGCGGCTACCTGTTTCGGGAAAAACCCAAACGCCGCCGCCTGCTGGCAGAACGTTTACCCAATGGCCTCACCCCTACTCAGCTTACCGCCCTCACCCTCGGCGACGACCTGCTGGATGACTACGGTCAGGTGCTGGTGCCCAACGCGGAGGTAACGAGTGCTCCCAAACGCGCCCGTAGCTACGCCTTCTGCTCCGATACCCTGTATACCGAGCCGCTGGCCGAGCTGGTACACGGTGTGGACTTGCTGTATCACGAAGCTACCTTTCTGGACGACATGCGCGAACGGGCCGCCGTTACGCATCACTCCACGGCCCGCCAGGCCGGGCTGCTGGCCCGCCGTGCCCAGGTGCACCGTCTGCTCATCGGGCACTTCAGCAGCCGCTACCGCGACCTGGAGCCGCTGCTGGCCGAGGCCAAAACCCAGTTTGAGTGGACGGAGCTGGCCGTGGAAGGCCTGTCGGTTTCGCTGGCCGAATAACAGAACGTCATGCAGAGGGGCAGCCGAAGCATCTCGCGTGCTGATGTTGCGACACTATTCATCCGGCAGCACGCGTCATTCCTCGGCTGCCCCTCTGCATGACGTCCGTTTTAGTACCCGAAATCAACCGTTGATTTCCCTCTCTCCTACTATGCCCCAACCTTTATCCCACAAAAAGCAGCAGCTGTACTTGGTGCTCAGCGGTATTTTCATTGTGAATGCACTGCTGGCCGAAATAATCGGGGTTAAGATTTTCTCGGTGGATGCGCTGATGGGGCTGCCTGGCAACCTCACGGCGGGCGTGCTCATCTGGCCTGTGGTGTTCGTGACCACCGATATCATCAACGAGTACTTCGGCAAGGAAGGCGTATTGCGGGTGAGCTATCTCACGGTGGGCCTGATTCTGTTTGCCTTCCTCGTGATTTACGCTACTACCCTGCTGCCCCCGGCCGCCTTCTGGCTCGATGCCAACAAAGCCGACGCCCAGGGCCGGCCCTTCGACGTGGACTTCGCCTACCGCAACATTTTCCGGCAGGGGCTGGGCATTATCATGGGGTCCATTACGGCGTTTGGTATCGGGCAGCTGCTGGATGCTACCGTGTTTCAGCTGCTGCGCCGCGCTACCGGGGGCCGCTACGTGTGGCTGCGCGCCACGGGCTCCACGCTGGTTTCCCAGCTTGTGGATTCGTTTGTGGTGCTATTCGTGGCCTTCTATGTATTCGGCAACTGGACACTGGAGCAGGTCCTGAGCGTGGCCAATGCCAATTACTGGTATAAATTCGCGGCCGCCATCCTGCTCACGCCCGTGCTCTACCTCGCCCACTTCCTCATCGATCGGTACCTGGGCAACGAAGCCACCCGAGAGCTGCAGCAGGAAGCCGCCGCTGATGCGGCTGTATAGGCACCTTTTCATATCTCCATTCTAATGCGTTTTCTACTCTTATTCACTGCCCTGCTGCTACCACAGGTGCTGTTCGCTCAATTTGAATCGGGCTATTATGTACTGATCCGGGAGCCTAATGCCCGTCATGTGGCCCAAATCAAAATGCCAGATGAGAACAAGCTCTTCATTAAAGAAGGAGACCAGAAAAAGCAGGAGCTTGACCTAGAGCAAGTAGCGTACTTCAAGATGGGTAACAAAAATTACCGCCCGGTTAGTGGCCTTTCAATCAAGAAGGGCAAACAAACGATAACCCATGGTTTTGCTGAAGTGCTAGATAGTGGACAGGTAATGCTTTACGCCTACTCCTACTTGGTAACAAATTCCACCATGATGACTGGTAATGGAGTAATGTACGGCGGCGGATCATCCTGGGCGACCATTCATCTGGTTGAGAATACCGGTCAGCAAAACTTCACTATTATATCAGCCCCTAGCTTTACTGGCACGAACAAAGAGTTCAGGGAGACGCTACGGCCTTTCCTGGCGGCCCGGGCTGATATGGTAAAGTACTTGGATGCCAAACTGCTGCTCATTTATCATCTGGAAATGGCCGTCCGCGCCCTCAACCACGGTGAGGCCTTTGTACCGGTAGATCCGTGGAAGGCCACGACCAACTAACTTCATTTCTACTGCCCCATGTCCCGCATCCTCACCGGCATTCAGAGCACCGGCCGCCCGCATTTGGGCAACCTGCTCGGCGCCATCCTGCCCGCCATTGAACTCTCCAAAAGCAGCGCCAACGAAAGCCTGCTGTTCATTGCCGACCTTCACTCCCTCACCACTGTGCGCGACGCCGAGCTGCTGCGCCAGAATACCTACGCCGTGGCGGCCTCCTGGCTGGCCTGCGGCTTCGACACCGACAAGAACCTGTTCTACCGCCAGTCCGACGTGCCGCAGGTAACGGAGCTGACGTGGTATCTGAGCTGCTTCACGCCTTTCCCGATGCTGGCCAACGCCCACTCGTTCAAGGACAAGAGCGACCGGCTTTCCGACGTGAATGCGGGCCTGTTCACGTATCCGGTGCTGATGGCGGCCGATATCCTACTCTACGACGCGGAAATCGTGCCTGTGGGCAAAGACCAAGTGCAGCACCTGGAAATTGCGCGCGACATTGCCTCAGCCTTCAACAACCGCTACGGCGAAACCTTCGTGCTGCCCCAGTCGCGGGTGGACGAGCAGATCCAGACCATCCCCGGCCTCGACGGGCAGAAGATGAGCAAGAGCTACGGCAACATCATCGACATCTTCCTCGACGACAAGGCGCTGCTGAAGAACATCAAGCTCATCGTATCGGACAGCACGCCGCTGGAAGCTCCCAAAAACCCTGATACAGACACCACCTTCAAGCTTTTCTCGTTGCTGGCCACGCCCGAGCAAACCGCCGAGATGCGCCAGAACTACCTGAATGGCGGCTACGGCTACGGCCACGCCAAGCAGGCCCTGTACGAAGTTATCCGGAGCCGCTTCGCCCAGGAGCGGGAGCAGTTCAACTTCTACATGAACAACCTGCCCGAAGTGGACCGCAAGCTGGCTGAAGGTGCCGCCAAAGCCCAAGCCTACGGCTCCGAAGTACTCAACAAAGTCCGCGAGAAAGTGGGCTACCAGAAGCGGTAGAATACATCTGTCATTGCGAGGAGGCACGACGAAGCAATCCGTCCTCTTCAAGAGGCGACAAGTCTCAAACAAGCAGAAAGCCCCTGACGTCTGGACTGACATCAGGGGCTTTTGCATAGGTCAGGACTTAGCACTATGTGAAGGAAGGATTGCGTCGTCCTTCGTCCTCGCAATGACAGAGCTTCAACCTCACCACTTAATACGGCAGGCCGTCGATGGATTGGTGGCGCTGCTCGTGGTAGAAGCTGAAGCCGACTTTGCTGCCGCGGCTTACCTGCTGGTTTTCCAGCTTCTGCTTCACCGAAATCTTCTGGATATCGGTGAGCGGCGGGGCAATCAGGTCGTTGTTGACGGCCGCAATCATGGCACTTTCCACGAACAGGCGCAGGCTTTCCTCCGTCACGGGGTTATCCGACATATCGTTATCGGGTAGCTCCAGCTGCTGCACGCCTTCGAGGAAGTAGTGGCTATCGATGTTGATGAGTAGGCGGCCCACCAGGTAGCCGGGGTCATTGAGGCGCTGGTACTTGATGCTGTCGGCCATGAAATTGTAGGCCATAATGTGCCCGAAAAAGCGTCGCCGAAAGTCCTCTTCCACATATTTCGTGTCCATCGGGCCGTAGTCGTCGGGGAAGGTGACGATGTTGGAGTGCAGCACGAACACCAGCAGGTCGCCGCTGAAGCGGATGTGAAACTCCATGTCGTTTACCGGCCGGTACTCGATGATAACCGAGGAATCGACGGGCGTGATGCGCCGGCTCAGCTCCACCACCAGCTCCTGCGACACCTTGCGCAGCATATCAAACGTGGCGAGGGTGTTGCGGTAAATAGCCTGCTTCACCGAAGACTTCTGCTTGAGGCCATCGGAAATCAGGTCGAGGCGGTCTTGTGGTGAGGGGGCCGGCTCGCCGGGGGCATTGGGAGCATTGCCCTCGGAGTTGGGCGTGCCGGCCGTAGCGGGTGCGGTGTGGGGTGCGCCGGGCGTGCCGTCGTCGGTTTGGGGTGAGGTGGCGGGAGTGATGGGGGGCAGTTCGTCCATGTAGTAACAACGCAGCGGCAACCGGCCAGACCGGCCGCCAGTGAAACAAAGGCCAGGCCGAAGCCCGCACCCGTAAAGTAGTCTGTACGCAAAGTAGCCGCCTGGAAGTTTTGGCTGGGGCAGTAGCGCGAACTTTGTAGTTCGCGTCCCCGCACCGTTCGGAGACCCTGACGGCGCGG containing:
- a CDS encoding glycosyltransferase, with the translated sequence MQVPVPTPEPIAPDALLVEVAWEVCNQVGGIYTVIRSKVPATVQAWDDRYCLLGPYFAHQAQGEFEPYDDYQLATLSDPFAGAVREMRKQGYDVQLGIWLVTGRPRVVLINPYQGYPQLGRIKSDLWHHHHIPMPDNDDLLHQVVAFGELAKVFLQILAAEVVPPQRLVAHFHEWMTGVAIPALRREQVPVHLVFTTHATLLGRYLAMNDPNFYDHLMQVEWQGEAQHFNIEPAVTMERAAAHGAHVFTTVSELTVRECIYLLDRIPDAVLPNGLNIERFVALHEFQNLHQQYKSKIHEFVMAHFFQSYSFDLDKTLYLFTSGRYEYHNKGFDITLEALARLNYRLQQSGLEGNVVMFFITKRPFHSINPQVLQSRAVLEEVQATCEAIEQQVGERLFYAAAASTDHRLPDLSSMVDDYWKLRYRRTLQSWKTTNLPPVITHNLVDDAGDDILNFLRRSNLVNNQHDRVKIVYHPDFVSPTSPLFGMEYGQFVRGCHLGIFPSYYEPWGYTPLECVARGVPAITSDLSGFGDYVMQTVPGHEDKGIFVVQRQEKSFDEAAEELTDMLWDFVQLTRRERIMQRNNVESSAELFDWKNLRVHYDRAYQLALERQ
- a CDS encoding DUF4198 domain-containing protein, with protein sequence MQKFLLAGLLLITTTSLAREFWLEPVRFWVAPGTAVHVRRVVGENFRGTAWVGKPSRVTLFTHYAPGVAARSLLAAALPDTLQSTVRLLQPGTHLLALATNNASATLDGPSFTAYLRAEGLDYALAQREQRHESDKPGRELYRRCAKTLIQVGAPTPSDTARAWVRAVGLPLELVPEQNPYRLLPGAALTVQVLLAGRPLAGQPVVLWRRGAQPTTVISKLHSNQNGRVLFRLSEPGEYLVSTVRIEPAPIAANADWQSTWSTLTFGLTGPKRP
- a CDS encoding STAS domain-containing protein yields the protein MKYSIDKKETYTIITIDEKKLDTTVAPDLKSEFVKLNAEGINNLILDLSNVKYTDSSGLSSILIANRLCNSTGGLLVLTGLQDHVMKLITISKLESVLHILPTVEEGIDRIFLHAIERDLTSKE
- a CDS encoding ribonuclease Z codes for the protein MEFELKILGSASATPFMDRHHTAQVLTVGGTQYLIDCGEGTQRRLMEQKIRHQRIHTIFISHLHGDHFFGLFGLLGTMHLNGRTEPLRLFGPAGLDEVLTTQFRHSYTHLNFELEFTPVDTTQHIQIFEDKNLTVHTLPMRHRIPCCGYLFREKPKRRRLLAERLPNGLTPTQLTALTLGDDLLDDYGQVLVPNAEVTSAPKRARSYAFCSDTLYTEPLAELVHGVDLLYHEATFLDDMRERAAVTHHSTARQAGLLARRAQVHRLLIGHFSSRYRDLEPLLAEAKTQFEWTELAVEGLSVSLAE
- a CDS encoding queuosine precursor transporter; this translates as MPQPLSHKKQQLYLVLSGIFIVNALLAEIIGVKIFSVDALMGLPGNLTAGVLIWPVVFVTTDIINEYFGKEGVLRVSYLTVGLILFAFLVIYATTLLPPAAFWLDANKADAQGRPFDVDFAYRNIFRQGLGIIMGSITAFGIGQLLDATVFQLLRRATGGRYVWLRATGSTLVSQLVDSFVVLFVAFYVFGNWTLEQVLSVANANYWYKFAAAILLTPVLYLAHFLIDRYLGNEATRELQQEAAADAAV
- the trpS gene encoding tryptophan--tRNA ligase, encoding MSRILTGIQSTGRPHLGNLLGAILPAIELSKSSANESLLFIADLHSLTTVRDAELLRQNTYAVAASWLACGFDTDKNLFYRQSDVPQVTELTWYLSCFTPFPMLANAHSFKDKSDRLSDVNAGLFTYPVLMAADILLYDAEIVPVGKDQVQHLEIARDIASAFNNRYGETFVLPQSRVDEQIQTIPGLDGQKMSKSYGNIIDIFLDDKALLKNIKLIVSDSTPLEAPKNPDTDTTFKLFSLLATPEQTAEMRQNYLNGGYGYGHAKQALYEVIRSRFAQEREQFNFYMNNLPEVDRKLAEGAAKAQAYGSEVLNKVREKVGYQKR